Proteins encoded within one genomic window of Bacillus thuringiensis:
- a CDS encoding YbaK family protein produces MNVIVSLQEKQKEKQLKYERKMLRELSLKTLRSNIRDAFQMQELHRQYEDYCIELGIESYLLGARYSKFGYYGESFFDVKYRALEEEQQLTETLFQFLTSMTMREIKLQDEELLFESCQQFIGLWWQEGYEKGERRYRLKLH; encoded by the coding sequence ATGAATGTCATTGTCAGCTTACAAGAAAAACAAAAAGAAAAGCAGTTGAAATATGAACGCAAGATGCTGCGGGAATTATCGTTAAAAACATTACGTTCAAATATTAGGGATGCCTTTCAGATGCAGGAACTTCATCGTCAGTATGAAGATTACTGCATTGAATTAGGGATAGAATCGTATTTATTAGGAGCGAGGTATAGTAAATTTGGTTATTATGGTGAATCGTTCTTTGATGTGAAATATAGAGCCTTAGAAGAAGAGCAACAATTAACGGAAACGTTATTTCAATTTTTAACGAGCATGACTATGCGGGAAATTAAGTTACAAGATGAGGAATTACTTTTTGAATCTTGCCAGCAGTTTATCGGCTTATGGTGGCAGGAAGGGTATGAAAAAGGTGAAAGAAGATATCGTTTAAAGCTTCATTAA
- the rpsK gene encoding 30S ribosomal protein S11 yields the protein MARKTNTRKKRVKKNIEAGIAHIRSTFNNTIVTLTDTHGNALSWSSAGALGFRGSRKSTPFAAQMAAEAAAKVAMEHGLKTLEVTVKGPGAGREAAIRALQAAGLEVTAIRDVTPVPHNGCRPPKRRRV from the coding sequence ATGGCACGTAAAACAAACACTCGTAAAAAACGTGTGAAAAAGAATATCGAAGCTGGTATAGCTCATATTCGTTCTACTTTCAACAACACAATCGTAACACTTACAGATACTCACGGTAACGCACTTTCTTGGTCTAGTGCTGGTGCACTTGGTTTCCGTGGATCTCGTAAATCTACTCCATTCGCTGCGCAAATGGCTGCTGAAGCTGCTGCTAAAGTTGCAATGGAGCACGGTTTAAAAACTTTAGAGGTTACTGTTAAAGGTCCTGGTGCTGGTCGTGAAGCTGCAATTCGTGCTCTTCAAGCTGCAGGTCTAGAAGTAACAGCAATTAGAGATGTTACTCCAGTTCCTCATAATGGATGTCGTCCGCCAAAACGTCGTCGTGTGTAA
- the truA gene encoding tRNA pseudouridine(38-40) synthase TruA, with translation MDRIKCTVAYDGMHFCGYQIQPQHRTVQQEIEKALQKLHKGELVRVQASGRTDSTVHAKGQVIHFDTPLSLEEWQWSNALNTMLPDDIVIRQVEKKTEEFHARYGVERKEYRYRVLLSKTADVFRRNYVYQYPYPLEINSIRKAIPYFIGTHDFTSFCSAKTDKKDKVRTIYEIELIEQDDELIFRFVGNGFLYNMVRIIVGTLLSVGQGKLDPDSIPEILAKQNRQFAGKMAPGHGLYLWQVNYNN, from the coding sequence ATGGATAGAATAAAATGTACGGTTGCATATGATGGCATGCATTTTTGTGGTTATCAAATTCAGCCGCAGCATCGTACTGTTCAACAAGAGATAGAGAAAGCTTTGCAGAAATTGCATAAAGGAGAACTTGTTCGTGTTCAGGCATCGGGCAGGACGGATTCTACCGTTCATGCTAAAGGACAAGTCATACACTTTGATACACCGTTGTCTCTTGAAGAGTGGCAATGGAGTAATGCGTTAAACACAATGCTGCCAGATGATATTGTTATTAGACAGGTAGAGAAAAAAACAGAAGAATTTCATGCGCGATACGGTGTTGAGAGAAAAGAATATCGTTATCGTGTATTATTATCAAAGACTGCGGATGTATTCCGTAGAAATTATGTATATCAATATCCATATCCGCTCGAAATCAATTCTATAAGAAAAGCGATTCCTTATTTTATCGGAACGCATGATTTCACTTCTTTTTGTTCGGCAAAAACTGACAAAAAAGATAAAGTGCGAACAATTTATGAAATCGAGTTAATTGAGCAAGATGATGAATTAATTTTTCGTTTTGTAGGTAATGGATTTTTATATAATATGGTCAGAATTATTGTTGGTACGTTACTTAGCGTAGGGCAGGGAAAGCTTGATCCTGATAGCATTCCAGAGATTTTAGCGAAACAAAATCGTCAGTTTGCTGGAAAGATGGCTCCAGGTCATGGGCTTTATTTATGGCAGGTAAACTATAACAACTAA
- the infA gene encoding translation initiation factor IF-1, with protein sequence MAKDDVIEVEGTVLETLPNAMFKVELENGHVVLAHVSGKIRMNFIRILPGDKVTVELSPYDLNRGRITYRFK encoded by the coding sequence ATGGCTAAAGATGATGTAATTGAAGTCGAAGGTACCGTTCTTGAAACGTTGCCAAATGCTATGTTCAAAGTAGAATTAGAGAATGGGCATGTCGTATTGGCTCACGTTTCTGGTAAAATCCGTATGAACTTCATTCGTATTTTACCAGGAGACAAAGTTACGGTAGAATTATCTCCGTACGATTTAAATCGTGGTCGTATTACGTACCGTTTTAAATAA
- a CDS encoding Mrp/NBP35 family ATP-binding protein produces MVTKEQVVEALEGIVDPFLHKTLKETGAIKEVTVKPEKEHVSVKIAIVKTGTAEQMQLQSGIVKLVKELGAATVGLRFAEFTEEELAQFAPEQEEEQNESLLSPNSKTTFLAVASGKGGVGKSTVSVNLAIALARLGKKVGIIDADIYGFSVPDMMGIEKRPVVRGDKIIPVERLGVKVISMGFFVEDNAPVIWRGPMLGKMLNHFFTEVEWGDLDYLVLDLPPGTGDVALDLHSMLPACKEIIVTTPHPTAAFVAARAGAMALRTEHSILGVVENMAYFESKTTGEKEYVFGRGGGDKLATELQTEVLGRIPLQQPDWNKEDFAPSVYEDTHTTGLIYRTIAETVIDKTAVAQK; encoded by the coding sequence ATGGTAACGAAAGAGCAAGTAGTGGAAGCGTTAGAAGGGATTGTAGATCCGTTTTTACATAAAACGTTAAAAGAAACAGGTGCAATTAAAGAGGTAACAGTCAAGCCTGAGAAGGAACATGTAAGTGTGAAAATTGCAATTGTAAAAACCGGTACAGCGGAACAAATGCAGTTGCAATCTGGAATTGTAAAATTAGTAAAAGAACTAGGGGCAGCAACAGTAGGGCTTCGCTTTGCAGAATTTACAGAAGAGGAATTAGCTCAGTTTGCACCGGAACAGGAAGAAGAGCAAAATGAATCTTTATTGTCACCAAATTCAAAAACGACATTTTTAGCAGTAGCGAGTGGAAAAGGTGGAGTCGGAAAATCAACAGTTTCTGTTAACCTTGCCATTGCTTTAGCTCGTCTAGGGAAAAAGGTTGGTATAATTGATGCCGATATTTATGGTTTTAGCGTACCGGATATGATGGGGATAGAAAAACGTCCTGTTGTACGAGGAGATAAAATAATTCCAGTGGAGCGTCTAGGTGTAAAGGTAATCTCAATGGGATTCTTTGTAGAAGATAATGCACCGGTTATTTGGAGAGGGCCTATGCTTGGGAAAATGTTAAATCATTTCTTTACAGAAGTGGAGTGGGGCGATTTAGACTATTTAGTTTTAGATTTACCACCGGGTACAGGTGATGTTGCGTTAGATTTACATTCAATGTTACCGGCTTGTAAAGAGATTATTGTAACAACGCCGCATCCAACAGCGGCATTTGTGGCAGCGCGTGCTGGAGCTATGGCTTTACGTACAGAACATAGTATTCTTGGGGTTGTTGAAAATATGGCTTATTTCGAAAGTAAAACAACCGGTGAAAAAGAATATGTGTTCGGAAGAGGTGGAGGAGATAAATTAGCTACAGAACTTCAAACAGAAGTACTTGGCAGAATCCCGCTTCAACAACCCGATTGGAATAAAGAAGACTTTGCACCGTCAGTATATGAAGATACACATACGACAGGTCTTATTTATCGCACGATAGCTGAGACAGTAATTGATAAAACAGCTGTTGCACAAAAATAA
- the rpsM gene encoding 30S ribosomal protein S13 — protein MARIAGVDIPRDKRVVISLTYVFGIGRTTAEKILTEAGISSETRVRDLTEDELGRIRDIIDRIKVEGDLRREVSLNIKRLMEIGSYRGLRHRRGLPVRGQNSKNNARTRKGPRRTVANKKK, from the coding sequence ATGGCACGTATCGCAGGTGTAGATATTCCTCGAGACAAACGCGTTGTTATTTCTTTAACTTACGTATTCGGCATTGGTCGCACAACTGCTGAAAAAATTCTTACTGAAGCTGGTATTTCTTCAGAAACACGAGTTCGTGATTTAACGGAAGACGAATTAGGACGTATCCGTGATATCATCGATCGTATTAAAGTTGAGGGAGACCTTCGTCGTGAAGTATCTCTTAACATTAAACGTCTAATGGAGATCGGTTCTTACCGTGGTCTTCGTCACCGTCGTGGCTTACCAGTTCGTGGTCAAAACTCTAAAAACAATGCTCGTACACGTAAAGGTCCACGTCGTACAGTAGCAAATAAAAAGAAATAA
- the rpsI gene encoding 30S ribosomal protein S9 — MAQVQYYGTGRRKSSVARVRLVPGEGRVIINGRDFENYIPFAALREVVKQPLVATETLGNYDVLVNVNGGGYTGQAGAIRHGISRALLKADPEYRLTLKRAGLLTRDARMKERKKYGLKGARRAPQFSKR, encoded by the coding sequence TTGGCACAGGTTCAATACTATGGCACTGGACGTCGTAAGAGTTCAGTAGCGCGCGTACGCCTAGTTCCAGGCGAAGGACGCGTTATCATTAACGGTCGTGATTTTGAAAACTATATCCCATTTGCTGCATTACGTGAAGTAGTGAAACAACCTCTAGTTGCAACAGAAACTTTAGGTAACTACGATGTACTTGTAAACGTAAATGGTGGTGGATACACTGGTCAAGCTGGTGCTATTCGTCACGGTATTTCTCGCGCTTTATTAAAAGCTGATCCAGAATACCGTCTAACACTAAAACGTGCAGGTCTATTAACTCGTGACGCACGTATGAAAGAGCGTAAAAAATACGGTCTTAAAGGCGCACGTCGTGCACCTCAGTTCTCAAAACGTTAA
- a CDS encoding energy-coupling factor ABC transporter ATP-binding protein: MKKEKLRTENISFQYPGAATYALKDVSFSLYEGEWVSVIGQNGSGKSTLAKLLNGLFLPEAGTITVNDTMILSEETVWDVRKQIGMVFQNPDNQFVGTTVQDDVVFGLENIGMPREQMIERLEQALQLVRMEDFLNDEPHSLSGGQKQRVAIAGVLALQPSILILDEATSMLDPQGRREVVETVRQLVNEKGITVLSITHDLEEAAQSDRVIILNKGEILEEGTPEQIFKSSHMLQEIGLDVPFSVKIAELLKRNEILLQNTHLTMESLVNELWRLHSKK, from the coding sequence TTGAAAAAAGAGAAACTTCGGACAGAAAATATATCATTTCAATATCCTGGGGCAGCCACTTATGCATTAAAAGATGTTTCATTTTCCTTATATGAGGGAGAGTGGGTATCTGTTATTGGACAAAACGGTTCCGGGAAGTCTACACTTGCAAAATTATTGAATGGTTTATTTTTACCGGAAGCAGGGACAATTACAGTAAACGATACAATGATTTTATCAGAGGAAACGGTATGGGATGTTCGAAAACAAATTGGAATGGTATTTCAAAATCCAGATAATCAATTTGTTGGAACAACAGTGCAAGATGATGTTGTATTTGGTTTAGAGAATATCGGAATGCCAAGAGAGCAGATGATAGAAAGATTAGAACAGGCCTTGCAACTTGTCCGTATGGAAGATTTTCTTAATGATGAGCCTCATTCGTTATCTGGTGGACAAAAGCAGCGAGTGGCAATAGCAGGTGTTTTAGCACTTCAGCCATCTATTTTAATACTAGATGAAGCAACTTCAATGTTAGACCCCCAAGGGAGACGTGAAGTAGTAGAAACGGTTAGACAACTTGTTAATGAAAAAGGTATTACTGTGTTATCAATTACGCATGATTTAGAAGAAGCGGCACAGTCAGACCGTGTCATTATTTTAAATAAGGGAGAGATATTAGAGGAAGGGACTCCAGAGCAAATTTTCAAGTCCTCTCATATGCTCCAAGAAATTGGATTAGATGTACCATTTTCAGTGAAAATAGCAGAATTATTAAAAAGAAATGAAATTCTCTTGCAAAATACGCATCTTACAATGGAAAGCTTGGTGAACGAACTTTGGAGATTACATTCCAAAAAGTAG
- a CDS encoding energy-coupling factor ABC transporter ATP-binding protein: protein MEITFQKVEHRYQYKTPFERRALYDVDVSFPSGGYYAIIGHTGSGKSTMIQHLNGLLQPTSGTVQIGEHFISAGKKEKKLKPLRKKVGVVFQFPEHQLFEETVEKDICFGPTNFGVSVEEAKQKAREAIELVGLEPELLTRSPFELSGGQMRRVAIAGVLAMEPEVLVLDEPTAGLDPKGQNELMEMFYKLHKEKGLTVILVTHNMEDAAKYAQQIVVMHKGTVFLQGSAEEVFSHADELEKIGVDLPMSLKYKRAIEEKFGISIPKATLSLEDLTHEVVQVLRKGGHESCSS from the coding sequence TTGGAGATTACATTCCAAAAAGTAGAACATCGTTATCAATATAAAACTCCGTTTGAAAGACGCGCACTTTATGATGTGGACGTGTCGTTTCCAAGTGGGGGCTATTATGCCATTATCGGTCATACTGGTTCAGGTAAGTCGACGATGATTCAACATTTAAATGGTTTATTGCAGCCGACAAGTGGTACCGTTCAAATTGGTGAACATTTTATTTCGGCAGGAAAGAAAGAGAAAAAGCTAAAGCCACTACGTAAAAAAGTAGGGGTTGTCTTTCAATTCCCAGAACATCAGTTATTTGAAGAGACTGTGGAGAAAGACATTTGTTTCGGCCCCACTAATTTTGGAGTATCTGTAGAAGAAGCGAAGCAAAAGGCAAGAGAGGCAATTGAACTTGTAGGATTAGAACCAGAACTGTTAACACGTTCGCCATTTGAGTTAAGCGGTGGGCAAATGAGGCGTGTTGCGATAGCAGGCGTACTGGCGATGGAACCTGAAGTGCTTGTCTTAGATGAACCTACAGCTGGACTAGATCCTAAAGGGCAGAATGAACTTATGGAGATGTTTTATAAGCTTCATAAGGAGAAAGGCCTTACAGTTATCCTTGTAACGCATAATATGGAGGATGCTGCTAAGTATGCGCAGCAGATTGTAGTTATGCATAAAGGAACGGTCTTTTTGCAAGGAAGTGCAGAGGAAGTGTTTTCACATGCTGATGAACTAGAGAAAATTGGCGTGGATCTTCCTATGTCTTTAAAGTATAAACGTGCGATTGAAGAGAAGTTTGGTATTTCAATTCCAAAGGCTACCTTATCTTTAGAGGATCTTACTCATGAAGTTGTGCAGGTATTACGAAAAGGTGGTCATGAATCATGCAGCAGTTGA
- the gerD gene encoding spore germination protein GerD encodes MKRMLLVLTSSFLLLVLVACAQEKEAKSELDYDQTKKMIVDILKTDQGKKAIQDVLTDEKMKQALILDETVVKKTIEDAMVSDKGQQFWEKLFKDPEFSSKFAKSMGKEQTTLMKTLLKDPEYQAGVIEIMKNPEVEKMMLQTMKSKEYRQYLQQVLTETAESPLFQAKMIDIISKGVQKAEKSGSDKKEAGGEGGSQDGKKEQQ; translated from the coding sequence ATGAAACGGATGCTGCTCGTTTTGACTTCTTCTTTTCTATTACTTGTACTTGTAGCATGTGCACAAGAAAAAGAAGCAAAGTCCGAACTTGATTATGATCAAACGAAGAAAATGATTGTTGATATCTTAAAAACCGATCAAGGTAAGAAAGCCATTCAAGATGTATTAACTGATGAAAAAATGAAACAAGCACTCATACTAGATGAAACAGTAGTAAAGAAAACGATTGAAGATGCAATGGTCTCCGACAAAGGGCAACAATTCTGGGAAAAGCTCTTTAAAGACCCTGAGTTCTCATCAAAATTTGCTAAAAGTATGGGGAAAGAACAAACAACCTTAATGAAAACATTACTAAAAGACCCTGAATACCAAGCAGGCGTTATAGAAATTATGAAAAACCCTGAAGTAGAAAAAATGATGTTACAAACAATGAAGAGCAAAGAATACCGTCAATATTTACAACAAGTACTAACAGAAACTGCTGAAAGCCCACTTTTCCAAGCTAAGATGATTGATATTATTAGTAAAGGTGTACAAAAAGCTGAAAAAAGTGGATCCGATAAGAAAGAAGCAGGCGGTGAGGGTGGTTCCCAAGACGGTAAAAAGGAACAGCAGTAA
- the rplM gene encoding 50S ribosomal protein L13 encodes MRTTFMAKANEVERKWYVVDAEGQTLGRLASEVASILRGKNKPTFTPHVDTGDHVIIINAEKIHLTGNKLNDKIYYRHTNHPGGLKQRTALEMRTNYPVQMLELAIKGMLPKGRLGRQVSKKLNVYAGAEHPHQAQKPEVYELRG; translated from the coding sequence ATGCGTACGACTTTTATGGCAAAAGCTAACGAAGTTGAGCGTAAATGGTATGTGGTTGATGCTGAAGGTCAAACTTTAGGTCGCCTTGCTAGTGAAGTAGCATCCATTTTACGTGGTAAAAACAAACCTACATTTACACCACACGTTGACACGGGTGATCATGTAATTATTATTAACGCTGAGAAAATTCATTTAACAGGTAATAAATTAAACGATAAAATTTACTACCGTCACACTAACCACCCAGGTGGACTTAAACAAAGAACAGCTCTAGAAATGCGTACAAACTACCCTGTACAAATGTTAGAGCTTGCAATTAAAGGCATGCTTCCAAAAGGACGCTTAGGCCGTCAAGTTTCTAAGAAACTAAACGTGTATGCTGGAGCAGAGCATCCACACCAAGCACAAAAACCAGAAGTTTACGAACTTCGCGGATAA
- the map gene encoding type I methionyl aminopeptidase encodes MIICKTPREIEIMREAGRIVALTHQELKQHITPGITTKELDQIAEKTIQKYGATPSFKGYNGFPGSICASVNEELVHGIPGKRKLKEGDIISIDIGAKYNGYHGDSAWTYPVGNISESVQKLLDVTEKSLYLGLEQVKPGERLSNISHAVQTHAEENGFSIVREYVGHGIGQDLHEDPQIPHYGPPNRGPRLKPGMVICVEPMVNQGRRYVKTLSDDWTVVTVDGKWCAHFEHTIALTEAGYEILTTL; translated from the coding sequence ATGATAATCTGCAAAACTCCTCGCGAGATAGAAATCATGCGAGAAGCTGGCAGGATCGTTGCTTTAACTCATCAAGAGTTGAAACAGCACATTACTCCAGGAATTACAACGAAAGAGCTCGATCAAATAGCGGAAAAGACGATTCAAAAATATGGTGCTACGCCATCTTTTAAAGGATACAACGGATTTCCGGGGAGCATATGTGCTTCTGTAAATGAAGAGCTTGTACACGGAATTCCAGGGAAGCGCAAGCTCAAAGAGGGCGATATCATCAGTATCGATATTGGTGCGAAATACAATGGGTACCATGGAGATTCTGCATGGACGTATCCAGTTGGAAACATTTCTGAATCTGTTCAAAAGCTACTTGATGTCACAGAAAAATCGTTGTATCTTGGTCTAGAACAAGTAAAACCAGGCGAAAGATTATCAAATATCTCACATGCGGTTCAAACCCATGCTGAAGAGAATGGATTCTCGATCGTTAGGGAGTATGTTGGTCACGGAATCGGGCAAGACTTACATGAGGACCCTCAAATCCCGCACTATGGTCCACCAAATAGAGGCCCTAGATTAAAGCCGGGAATGGTCATCTGTGTTGAGCCGATGGTGAATCAAGGAAGACGATATGTAAAAACACTATCTGATGACTGGACAGTGGTAACGGTAGATGGTAAATGGTGTGCCCATTTTGAGCACACGATTGCTCTTACAGAAGCAGGATACGAAATCCTTACCACTTTATAA
- a CDS encoding DNA-directed RNA polymerase subunit alpha produces the protein MIEIEKPKIETVELNEDAKYGKFVIEPLERGYGTTLGNSLRRILLSSLPGAAVTAIQIDGVLHEFSTVEGVVEDVTTIILNLKKLALKIYSEEEKTLEIDVQGEGIVTAADITHDSDVEILNPDLHIATLAKDAHFRVRLTAKRGRGYTPADANKSEDQPIGVIPIDSIYTPVSRVTYQVEKTRVGQVANYDKLTLDVWTDGSIGPKEAISLGAKILTEHLNIFVGLTDEAQNAEIMVEKEEDQKEKVLEMTIEELDLSVRSYNCLKRAGINTVQELANKTEEDMMKVRNLGRKSLEEVKHKLEELGLGLRKDD, from the coding sequence ATGATTGAAATCGAAAAGCCGAAAATCGAAACGGTTGAACTTAACGAAGATGCTAAATATGGTAAATTCGTAATTGAACCGCTTGAGCGTGGATATGGTACTACTTTGGGTAACTCCTTACGTCGTATTCTTTTATCCTCACTCCCTGGTGCCGCTGTTACTGCTATCCAAATCGATGGCGTATTACATGAATTTTCAACAGTTGAGGGCGTAGTAGAAGACGTTACGACGATCATCTTAAACTTGAAAAAGTTAGCTCTTAAAATCTACTCTGAAGAAGAGAAGACGTTGGAAATTGATGTGCAGGGCGAAGGTATTGTCACAGCTGCTGATATTACTCACGATAGTGATGTAGAAATCTTAAATCCAGATTTACACATTGCAACGTTAGCAAAAGATGCGCATTTCCGCGTGCGTTTAACTGCAAAGCGTGGCCGTGGGTATACGCCAGCTGATGCAAATAAAAGCGAAGATCAACCAATAGGAGTAATTCCTATTGATTCTATTTATACTCCGGTATCACGTGTGACTTACCAAGTGGAAAAGACACGTGTCGGACAAGTGGCTAATTATGATAAGCTTACGCTTGATGTATGGACGGATGGAAGCATCGGGCCAAAAGAAGCTATCTCTTTAGGTGCCAAAATCTTAACTGAGCATTTAAATATCTTTGTTGGTTTAACTGACGAAGCACAAAATGCTGAGATTATGGTCGAGAAGGAAGAAGATCAAAAAGAGAAAGTTCTTGAGATGACTATCGAAGAACTAGATCTTTCTGTTCGTTCTTATAATTGCCTAAAACGTGCAGGAATTAATACTGTACAAGAGCTTGCGAACAAAACAGAAGAAGATATGATGAAAGTTCGTAACTTAGGACGTAAATCCTTAGAAGAAGTTAAACATAAACTTGAGGAATTAGGTTTAGGTTTACGTAAAGACGACTGA
- the cwlD gene encoding N-acetylmuramoyl-L-alanine amidase CwlD, translating to MKRIRIISFALAAVVLFFLVKQEFQITKSWRAWNLPLSGKVIVLDAGHGGPDGGAVGGKDIVEKDITLEITKKVQDYLQEQGALVILTRDGDYDLAQKDTKSYSRRKAEDLKKRVEIINKPDVDFFASIHLNALTSSGSKGAQTFYYRSSIENERAAKFIQAELRTSLENTNRSAKTISHVYLLKYAKTPGALIEAGFLSNVNERYMLNSEKYQQKVAAAVYRGILRYFTEKGNPPE from the coding sequence ATGAAGAGAATTCGAATTATCTCTTTTGCACTCGCTGCGGTTGTTTTGTTTTTTTTAGTCAAACAAGAGTTTCAAATTACAAAATCGTGGCGAGCTTGGAATTTACCCTTATCAGGGAAAGTAATTGTATTAGATGCTGGGCATGGTGGACCAGACGGAGGGGCTGTTGGTGGAAAGGATATTGTAGAAAAAGATATTACGCTTGAGATTACAAAGAAGGTACAAGATTATTTACAAGAACAAGGTGCGCTAGTTATTTTAACACGTGATGGAGATTATGATTTAGCTCAGAAAGATACAAAGTCATATAGTAGACGTAAAGCAGAAGACTTAAAAAAGCGTGTAGAGATCATTAATAAACCTGATGTAGACTTTTTTGCAAGTATTCATTTAAATGCTTTAACGAGTAGTGGATCAAAAGGCGCACAAACGTTCTATTACCGTTCTTCGATTGAAAATGAACGTGCTGCGAAATTTATCCAAGCTGAATTGAGAACGAGTTTAGAGAATACGAATCGTTCTGCTAAAACAATTTCCCATGTGTATTTATTAAAGTATGCGAAAACACCAGGCGCTTTAATTGAAGCTGGCTTTTTATCGAATGTAAATGAAAGGTATATGTTAAATTCGGAGAAATATCAGCAAAAGGTAGCGGCTGCAGTATATCGTGGTATATTACGTTATTTCACGGAAAAAGGAAATCCTCCAGAATAA
- the rpmJ gene encoding 50S ribosomal protein L36 — MKVRPSVKPICEKCKVIRRRGKVMVICENPKHKQKQG; from the coding sequence ATGAAAGTAAGACCGTCAGTTAAACCAATCTGCGAAAAATGTAAAGTTATTCGTAGACGTGGAAAAGTAATGGTTATTTGTGAAAACCCTAAACATAAACAAAAACAAGGTTAA
- a CDS encoding energy-coupling factor transporter transmembrane component T family protein has protein sequence MQQLIIGRYIPGNSLIHQLDPRTKLLIVFLYVFVVFLANNAISYGFLFLYALIALFFAKVPIRYVLSGLKPILWIFLFTFFLHIFTNKEGEVLFQLGWFSIHEKGLEQGIYISIRFFVIILMTTLLTLTTTPIEITDGLETLLKPLKRIKVPVHEIALMMSISLRFIPTLMDETSKIMKAQASRGIDFAGGPIKDRMKAIISLLVPLFISAFKRAEDLAIAMEARGYQSGEGRTKFRQLRWKISDTVTIISLLCLAWILAWVRS, from the coding sequence ATGCAGCAGTTGATTATTGGAAGGTATATTCCAGGGAATTCGCTTATTCATCAACTTGATCCACGTACGAAGCTGCTGATTGTCTTTTTATATGTATTTGTTGTTTTCTTAGCAAATAATGCGATTTCATATGGATTTTTATTTTTATATGCACTCATTGCTTTATTTTTTGCAAAAGTGCCGATTCGTTATGTACTTTCGGGCTTAAAACCAATTCTATGGATTTTTCTTTTTACATTTTTCCTGCATATTTTTACAAATAAAGAAGGGGAAGTACTATTCCAGCTTGGTTGGTTTTCGATACATGAAAAAGGATTAGAGCAAGGGATATACATTTCTATACGATTCTTCGTTATTATTTTAATGACGACATTATTAACGCTAACGACGACACCTATTGAGATTACAGATGGTCTGGAGACGTTATTAAAGCCGTTGAAGCGTATAAAAGTTCCTGTTCATGAAATCGCATTAATGATGTCAATTTCTCTTCGTTTTATCCCGACGTTAATGGATGAAACGAGTAAAATAATGAAGGCACAAGCGTCACGTGGTATTGATTTCGCAGGGGGACCGATAAAAGATAGGATGAAAGCTATTATTTCACTACTTGTCCCTTTATTTATTAGTGCTTTTAAGCGTGCAGAGGACTTAGCAATTGCTATGGAAGCTCGTGGATATCAAAGTGGCGAAGGACGTACTAAATTTAGGCAACTACGCTGGAAAATAAGCGATACAGTAACGATTATAAGTTTACTTTGTTTAGCTTGGATTTTGGCATGGGTGCGATCGTAA
- the rplQ gene encoding 50S ribosomal protein L17: MAYRKLGRTSAQRKAMLRDLATDLIINERIQTTETRAKELRSVVEKMITLGKRGDLHARRQAAAFIRNEVANAETGQDALQKLFADVAPRYAERQGGYTRIAKIGPRRGDAAPMVIIELV; encoded by the coding sequence ATGGCATACAGAAAATTAGGCCGTACAAGTGCGCAACGTAAAGCTATGTTACGTGACTTAGCTACTGATTTAATTATCAACGAGCGCATCCAAACGACAGAAACTCGTGCAAAAGAACTTCGTTCTGTAGTGGAAAAAATGATCACTTTAGGTAAACGCGGAGATCTTCATGCTCGTCGTCAAGCAGCAGCTTTCATTCGCAATGAAGTAGCTAACGCTGAGACTGGTCAAGATGCACTTCAAAAATTATTCGCTGATGTAGCTCCACGCTATGCTGAGCGCCAAGGCGGATACACTCGTATTGCAAAAATTGGTCCACGTCGCGGAGACGCAGCACCAATGGTAATTATCGAGTTAGTATAA